CTCTCCTGATAACGTTCCAGGTCTTCTACCTGTTTAACATATTCCTTCAGCTCCTTGTATAATCTGGAATTCTGAAGCATACCGCTGGCCTGGGTGCTATAAGAATTCAAAAAATTGAAGCTGTTTCTATTATAAAAGAAAGACTTTCGTGAGTTGAGAATAAGAACCCCAATCCTTGTTTTTGCTGTTTTCAAGGGAAGGGCGATTCCGCTATTCATCTGGGGATGAAGAAAAAGATCCCCAAAAGGTCCCTGCTTCCGTTCCTGGAGAACGACGGCTTTTTCGCATTCATTCAGAAAATCAATCAGTTCCGATCGGGCCTGTAATTCCTCGGGAAGTTCAAATGATCCTCTTTTATACATGAGTTTTAAATCGGATTGCTTGTCTTCCGGCTTTTTAAACAGATACAGGGCCGCCACATCGGATCGTGTAATATCCAGAGACTGCTCCACTAGAACAGAAATAAGAGTTTTAAAATCCCCTTCGTCAGCGAGGAGGGTACTGGCCCGTACCAGCTCATCAAGAACAAGAAGTTCTTTGACCATAACTAGTCTCCCTATTAAATAAACATAAAAAATTGATAGTTAGTTGTTAAAAAATATAAATCAAGTAGGGTTCATCTTTCAAGAGAAGATTAGTAATCAAGGAATATTAACAAAAACAGCTAACTGAAGTATGATACAATAAATATTGAGTTTCAGGGGGAATCCGTGGAAAATCGGACTGTCATACAGAAAAAGGCGAAACGCAAAGAAACGTTCCTTAAAGAAAAGGCCGTATTGATCGTTCTGTCGTCTCAGGAACTGGGGAAAACCTATATTATTGACAGGAATGAAGTCTTCATTGGTCGGGATGAATCCTGTACCATCCAGCTCTCAGATCCTGAAATCAGCAATGTTCATTGCAGAATTTCAGTCCCCGAAGAAAAAACCTTCATTCTTGAAGATCTGGATTCAACAAATGGAACATTCCTCAACAAAAAACCAATCAAGAAAGCCACACAGATGTTCTATAGCGATAGGCTTGTTCTGGGTAAAACAGTTTTAAGGTTCTTTCTGGAAGAATCCCTCAATGAATCGGTATAGGAGAAGGGAGAATGGCCACGGGAAAATTACCGATCCTTGTTCAGCAGACATACGAAGAAATAAAAACAATCATAGAAAATAGAGAATTAGAACCATCGGGGCAATTGCCATCTGAGAATATCCTCTCTGCAAAACTGAATGTCAGCAGAGCAACGATCAGGACAGCTCTGGCCCGTCTGGAATATGACGGATTGATCCTGAGAGTCCATGGCAAGGGTACCTTTATTCGGGAAAAAACGATAAATCTGGAAACCTCTCTCAAAGAGAAGTGGGATTTTATTCCCATGCTGGAGGAAAACGGCCGGAAAGTTAAGATAGAACTCCTGAAAATCCATCACAGATCTGCCGGGACCGATGATGCCAACCTTCTTAATGTCAGAGCCACAACGGAAATTGTAGAGGTGACACGCCTCTATCTGGCCGACAACTTCCCCGTAATTTACTCTCGAAATATTTTTCCCAGAAACGCGCTCAGAAAAGGAGCGGATCCAGTTCTGATGAACTATCAGTGCACCGCCTATGAATTATTTAAAGAGTCCTTTATTGAAAGTGCCGATAGCAGCCAGACCGATCTTCTACCTGTTCTTCCGAATGAACAGGTTGCGAAACATCTCAAAATATCAACAATAACCCCCATTTTTCTCTTCAAAGACTTTTTTATGACCGAAAACGGACGCATCCTTTTGGCTGGAGAAAACTATATGCATGAAGATTTGTTAAAACTTCGTTTTTTAAGCAATCCCTATTGAGTAAAAGCTTGTTCTAAAACAACCTTTCTGGCATTCTCTTGATAGAAAAGAAATCAGGAGATCCAATTGCAAAAAAACATTCTTTTTTTATGTACCGGGAATTCCTGCCGCAGCCAGATGGCAGAGGGTTGGATGAAACATCTTCATGGGGATGCATATAATGTTTATTCTGCAGGGATTGAAACACATGGTTTGAATCCCACGGCCGTCAAGGTGATGGCCGAGGCCGGTATTGATATCAGCGGACACAAAAGTGTCCTTGCCACGGACTATAAAGAAATCAGTTTTGATGTCGTTATCACAGTCTGTGGTCATGCCGATGAAAATTGTCCCGTCTACCTGGGAAAAACAAGAAAAATTCATCATGGCTTTGACGATCCTCCCCGGCTTGCCCGGGATATTGAAGATGAAGAAGGGAAACTGGAACCTTTCAGAAGGGTCAGAGATGAAATCAGAGATTATCTGAAGGATTTCACCCTATAAGCAATTGAAAAAACCCTTTCTACAACGCAGCATTTATAAAGATCAGCTGAAAGGCGGGTCTTTGTTCGTCCAGAAGCCAAATAAAACGAAAGCCCAGACTAAAGGGGACCAGCACCTGATTCGCCAGGGTCATATCCAGATTCAATTCTACACCGGTGGACTGAAAACTCCTGTTTGATCCATCCCGACTCTCCTGCCGCAGAAAATCATAAAAAAAAGATCCTCTCACTCTCTGGATATAAAAAAATGACCCTCCAGCCAAATCGGGATAAAAGAGAGGGAAATCATAATCAGCAGAACTCTTAAGAGTTCTGAAGTCGGTACGGGACTCATACCCCCGGGCGAAGGGGAAGCGGAGACTATACTGGCCGCTTTGATCTTCAAATGAGAGATTCAGGGTGAGGCTGTTATTCCTGAAAAGACCGGGAGTGTAGAGTGTCGTCATCGTGTAAACCTGATAAAAATCGTCCATTCTGGAAGGATTCATGCTGGTGCCCCCACTCTGCCAGACTCCCCAGAGGGGATGGATGGCTCGAAGACTCCCGGGAAGAAGGGCATAGGCGGCAAACCCGGTATTCACAGGAAAGTAATGCTCAGGCTCCTGTCCATCTACAGGCAGAAAAGCTTTGAGACCGGAACTGACACCCGGATTAATATAATAGTGCCAGATATCTCTCTTGAGATTCATGGGAAAGGAGAGTCCCAGCAGGGATGAGACATCCCAAAGATCTACATCACTGATGGTTCTGTAAAAGCTGCTGTTTTTAAAACTGATGACCGGATAATACTGAACCCAATCTACATCGAGAAAGGAACCCCACGTTTTTTCATTGATTTCATACTCTCCTCCGGCGGCCCAATTCATGGTTTCCATGACATCCGTGGACTGAACCTGAAAACGTAAACCTGTCAGACTTTCCAGATTGGGAGATATCCCCCAGCTGTGGAGATTGAACTTTCCCGAAAAAAGAGAATAGTCCTGAATATCAGAAATTTCGATTTCCCCCTCTTCCCGGGACTCAGAAAGATCATGAATCGTCCACTCTCCCTCCAGGCTGTAGGGGACGAAGGCATCGTCCTCCACCGGAGTCCAGGAATCGGGAATCAAGTCTTGTCTGACAATGGTATTCCCGGAAAGGTCTCTCGTATCTGAATAATAGATCAGTGGGTCTGAGTCGCTGGCATAGGGGTACTGGACTCCGTAGGGCCGGGATGATACCTGATATTTAGTTCCGGTTCTCAGATCCAGAGCCATGATATTTTCATACCCCGAAGCATTCGACCCAAAAAGAAGATAATCCTTCCAGGGAGTGACTCTTTTGACAGTTTCCATGGAAAAATCCTGAAGAATGGTTACCCTCCCATCCTCAAGATCCAGGGAGGCAATGCTCCGGCCTTCCTCCCCCTGGAGAGTAAAATACAGGGTCTGATCATCTTCAGACCAGGAGGGATAGGCAGGAAAGAGCCCTGGGGGAACAGGAAAACTATCCAGTATATCTCCCGTTTCAGCATTGAGGATATGGATTTCTCCGTTCAGATCTGTTAGCCAGTTCACCACTGCCAGACGATCACCCTCCTTTGAGTAGGCCGGAAATAGATAACGGGCCTTACGGGTCAGATATGTCTTTTTTCCTGAAGAAAGATTCAGAAGAACCAGATCTGACCAGTTCTGGTATAAATGAAGCGCCGAAGATCTGATCCAGGTCCAGGCGACGGAGTGTCCATTGGAACTGATCCCTCCCTGAGAGGAGACACGGAACAGAGTCTCTTCCATCCCGTCCTTTAGAGAAATTTGAACCAGGACTGGTGGCTCCGTCAGGGAGAGTTTCCGGGCAAGAAGGATGGAATCATCGGCAAAGATTGTTTCATAACTGGTGTATTCTCCCGGATGCCCCTTCAGAATAGGTTCATTGTCAATCAGAACCAGAGCCTCTTCCTCTGCGGTCCATTGCTCTTTCAACTCTTTCATCATGTCACGGAACAGAATAGTCCAGGATTTCCCGGTGACCCTTTTGGCCCCA
Above is a window of Oceanispirochaeta sp. DNA encoding:
- a CDS encoding FHA domain-containing protein, whose product is MENRTVIQKKAKRKETFLKEKAVLIVLSSQELGKTYIIDRNEVFIGRDESCTIQLSDPEISNVHCRISVPEEKTFILEDLDSTNGTFLNKKPIKKATQMFYSDRLVLGKTVLRFFLEESLNESV
- a CDS encoding arsenate reductase ArsC; translation: MQKNILFLCTGNSCRSQMAEGWMKHLHGDAYNVYSAGIETHGLNPTAVKVMAEAGIDISGHKSVLATDYKEISFDVVITVCGHADENCPVYLGKTRKIHHGFDDPPRLARDIEDEEGKLEPFRRVRDEIRDYLKDFTL
- a CDS encoding GAF domain-containing protein; amino-acid sequence: MVKELLVLDELVRASTLLADEGDFKTLISVLVEQSLDITRSDVAALYLFKKPEDKQSDLKLMYKRGSFELPEELQARSELIDFLNECEKAVVLQERKQGPFGDLFLHPQMNSGIALPLKTAKTRIGVLILNSRKSFFYNRNSFNFLNSYSTQASGMLQNSRLYKELKEYVKQVEDLERYQE
- a CDS encoding GntR family transcriptional regulator, which gives rise to MATGKLPILVQQTYEEIKTIIENRELEPSGQLPSENILSAKLNVSRATIRTALARLEYDGLILRVHGKGTFIREKTINLETSLKEKWDFIPMLEENGRKVKIELLKIHHRSAGTDDANLLNVRATTEIVEVTRLYLADNFPVIYSRNIFPRNALRKGADPVLMNYQCTAYELFKESFIESADSSQTDLLPVLPNEQVAKHLKISTITPIFLFKDFFMTENGRILLAGENYMHEDLLKLRFLSNPY